In Marinicella rhabdoformis, one genomic interval encodes:
- a CDS encoding serine/threonine-protein kinase produces MKQHIKQLFDLAAQYPESEQEAVIDASEYSDEVKQKVKRLLQIDVNQVELTGTIIDSVHIGLDIKPIEAGMKIDSYVLTQPLGHGGQGEVWRAIRDEGDFSHQVAVKFLKPMHDEKELQRFRNEREVLAHLKHNNIAQLIGGGELLGDSNSPRPYMILELVEGLPLLEYCKKHHFKLKQYLKIFLQICDAISYAHSHLVVHRDIKPNNIIVTDEGVVKLLDFGIAKMLESNTEDTQTVPIMTLAYSSPEQVTGAPISTATDIYILGLLLYEMLTGQRAQAVSTEVPSELIHEITEKIPTSPSQVKVLPQLNRNYSNKHLKGDLDNLIMMAIRKEPNRRYGTVSALASDVKNYLDDKPLLAMGDSSWYKLRKLLSRNPTVTLLSAAVLCFLIILPVVMYNSQQQISQQRDLEIAARKEAQQQSDIANRTKDFLINILKSASPLANKGEDISLNDVLAQSERQLEHGLNDQPILKAELFNTLSSIQHHLGDSQKALDYYQKSLPLYQQEQNIKGQVITLGQMAVISFLSNQPDKARDYAQRAEQLSQQLSDPVEIAWHHSKMATLQASLGKKEQARTRLTAALHVLKQENTEDHELLGRVYNELSISTKDQQEALQQIEQALYHAEQDTGKFHPKYFTRLVTKATKLNRLNRTAEAEDTFLLAKDISTKLYKNEHPRTAILFGELAILYHDSGRFSKAKESYEAAVSLNKKYYGVENLSYVLAINNLAYLYEDMGELKQAEQFFRESLALRQKYYADNPYRVASNQSNLARLLAKTNRHQESQQILNRIMPVFQSNKKNTLALEIIELANIIGTHADAQSCQQAQHKIDQLLPEVNKTSEKSWRRLYNELWIGQLSQKCGFKDLAEELLLAAKNRATDIYAPDSAGLKRVHHLVESALH; encoded by the coding sequence ATGAAACAACACATCAAACAATTATTTGACCTCGCCGCCCAATACCCTGAAAGTGAACAGGAGGCTGTGATTGATGCCAGTGAATACAGTGATGAGGTTAAGCAGAAAGTCAAAAGGCTGTTACAAATTGATGTCAATCAAGTTGAATTAACTGGCACCATCATTGATTCGGTGCATATCGGACTTGATATCAAGCCCATAGAGGCAGGTATGAAGATTGACTCTTATGTGTTAACCCAGCCCCTTGGGCATGGTGGTCAGGGTGAGGTGTGGCGAGCCATCAGGGATGAAGGTGATTTCAGCCATCAAGTGGCGGTAAAATTCTTGAAGCCAATGCATGATGAAAAAGAATTACAACGTTTTCGCAATGAACGTGAAGTCTTGGCGCATTTAAAACACAATAACATCGCTCAATTGATCGGTGGTGGAGAGTTGCTAGGTGATTCCAACAGTCCCAGACCTTATATGATTTTGGAATTGGTTGAGGGATTGCCTCTGTTGGAATATTGCAAAAAGCACCATTTTAAATTGAAGCAATACTTAAAGATTTTTTTACAAATTTGTGATGCCATCAGTTATGCCCATTCACATTTGGTGGTACATCGAGACATCAAGCCGAATAACATCATTGTTACCGATGAAGGTGTGGTTAAACTGCTTGATTTTGGTATCGCAAAAATGTTGGAATCCAATACAGAGGATACCCAAACCGTACCTATCATGACGCTGGCATATTCCAGTCCTGAACAAGTCACAGGGGCACCCATCTCAACAGCTACTGACATATATATATTGGGTTTGTTGTTGTATGAAATGTTAACTGGTCAACGGGCACAAGCGGTTTCAACTGAAGTTCCCAGTGAATTGATTCATGAAATTACGGAAAAAATTCCAACTTCACCGAGTCAGGTTAAGGTGTTGCCCCAGCTTAATAGAAATTACAGCAACAAACATTTAAAAGGTGATTTAGATAACCTGATTATGATGGCTATACGCAAAGAGCCAAACAGACGATACGGTACAGTTTCAGCATTAGCCAGTGATGTGAAGAATTATTTGGATGACAAGCCATTATTGGCTATGGGTGATAGTTCTTGGTATAAGCTTAGAAAACTGCTGTCTAGAAATCCAACAGTAACATTATTGTCTGCTGCTGTTTTATGCTTCTTGATTATTTTACCTGTGGTGATGTACAACAGCCAACAACAAATCAGCCAGCAAAGGGATTTGGAAATAGCGGCCCGTAAAGAGGCGCAGCAACAGTCGGATATTGCCAATCGAACCAAAGATTTTTTGATTAACATCCTCAAATCAGCTTCGCCATTGGCAAACAAAGGTGAGGACATCAGCTTAAATGATGTGTTGGCTCAATCCGAGCGGCAACTGGAACATGGCCTGAACGACCAACCAATTCTCAAAGCTGAATTATTCAATACCTTGTCCAGCATTCAGCACCACCTTGGAGACAGTCAAAAAGCATTGGATTATTACCAAAAGTCCTTACCACTATATCAACAAGAGCAAAACATCAAAGGCCAAGTAATCACCTTGGGGCAAATGGCAGTTATCTCATTTTTAAGTAACCAACCGGATAAAGCCAGAGATTATGCCCAACGGGCCGAACAATTAAGTCAGCAACTATCAGATCCAGTAGAAATTGCCTGGCACCACAGCAAGATGGCCACTTTACAAGCGAGCCTTGGGAAAAAAGAACAGGCCAGAACAAGGCTCACTGCTGCCTTGCATGTGCTCAAGCAAGAAAATACAGAAGACCATGAATTATTGGGCAGGGTGTACAATGAGTTGTCAATCTCAACAAAGGATCAACAAGAGGCCTTGCAGCAAATTGAGCAGGCCCTTTACCATGCAGAACAAGACACTGGTAAATTTCATCCCAAATACTTCACCCGGCTGGTTACCAAAGCCACAAAACTCAATCGCCTAAATCGAACTGCAGAAGCAGAAGATACCTTCTTGTTAGCGAAAGATATTTCTACAAAGCTCTACAAAAACGAACACCCTAGAACAGCCATTCTTTTTGGTGAGTTAGCCATTTTATACCATGATTCTGGCCGCTTTTCCAAAGCAAAGGAAAGCTATGAGGCCGCAGTTTCATTGAATAAAAAATATTATGGTGTCGAAAATTTGAGTTATGTCTTGGCCATCAATAATTTGGCCTACTTGTATGAAGACATGGGGGAACTTAAGCAAGCGGAACAGTTTTTTAGAGAATCATTGGCATTAAGACAAAAGTATTATGCTGATAATCCGTACCGTGTTGCGAGTAACCAAAGTAATTTAGCCAGGTTGTTGGCTAAAACAAACAGACATCAAGAATCTCAGCAAATACTTAATAGAATCATGCCTGTTTTTCAAAGCAACAAAAAAAACACCCTTGCTTTAGAAATCATTGAATTGGCCAATATTATTGGCACACATGCTGATGCCCAAAGCTGTCAACAAGCCCAACATAAAATCGACCAACTTCTACCAGAGGTCAATAAAACCTCAGAAAAGAGCTGGCGCCGTTTATACAATGAATTGTGGATAGGCCAATTGTCGCAAAAATGTGGGTTTAAAGATTTGGCTGAAGAATTGCTATTGGCAGCAAAGAACCGCGCAACCGATATATATGCCCCAGATTCAGCTGGCCTTAAACGGGTTCATCATTTGGTAGAATCCGCACTACACTAA
- a CDS encoding ECF-type sigma factor: MMTSVFNDHENELDEDVYLKLKTIANKLMSQERQGHTLSPTDLVHEAYVQLSHSKLDDSKNNAYLFILARQMRRLLIDYGRQKATMKHGAYLNRVNFTEGLQIAGFKVMDFAAINQAIDELELVSERCAKIIELLYFTGISREKTAEISEVSMATLAREVRFAKAFIADFLNETSLN, translated from the coding sequence ATGATGACCAGTGTATTCAACGATCACGAGAATGAACTTGATGAAGACGTTTACCTGAAGTTGAAGACTATTGCCAACAAGCTGATGAGTCAAGAGCGTCAGGGTCATACCTTATCTCCAACAGATTTAGTGCATGAAGCCTATGTGCAATTATCTCATTCCAAATTAGATGATTCCAAAAATAATGCTTATTTATTTATTTTGGCCAGACAAATGAGACGGTTGCTGATTGATTACGGCCGACAAAAAGCCACAATGAAACATGGAGCTTATTTGAATCGTGTGAATTTTACCGAAGGACTGCAAATTGCTGGTTTTAAGGTCATGGATTTTGCAGCGATCAATCAAGCCATTGATGAATTAGAGTTGGTCAGTGAACGTTGTGCCAAAATTATAGAGTTACTATATTTTACCGGTATTTCTCGTGAAAAAACGGCTGAAATTTCAGAAGTATCCATGGCAACACTGGCCAGAGAAGTGCGTTTTGCCAAAGCTTTTATAGCTGACTTTTTAAATGAAACCTCACTCAATTAG
- a CDS encoding OprO/OprP family phosphate-selective porin, translated as MNIKRLGLNVLLMVLLCFVNSAAADWISFGGRIQADYLSVDEDSFAHRDGEEIRRARLYAKGKLGSNWKYKAQYDFAGGGEWKDLHITYVGMENSVIQLGQIFEMVSLEGFTSSKHLMFIERSLPVAFVPDRALGVSYTRWSDHWMFATGYYDRNLRDSDVNSHGASARLAWSTEQNGHLWHLGGSLAWRTTDGGIYRSRTRPESHVTDTRLVNTGHIDGVGDYSTMGLELAWLNGPWSIQTEYMQQNPNRSQASDLSFNSWYVMGSFFFTGESRNYDQNYGIFGSVKPLRKSGAWELGLRYSGIDLNDQEIVGGTMDNWTLGLNWYINSNWKMALNYIDSKAEKGQIKDRPKFTQLRLQYVF; from the coding sequence ATGAATATTAAAAGGTTGGGCTTGAATGTATTGTTAATGGTGCTTTTGTGTTTTGTCAATTCAGCCGCTGCAGATTGGATTTCTTTCGGTGGTCGCATACAGGCAGATTATTTGAGTGTCGATGAAGACAGTTTTGCCCACCGAGATGGTGAAGAGATACGTCGGGCACGTTTATATGCCAAAGGAAAACTGGGGTCCAATTGGAAGTACAAGGCGCAATATGATTTTGCCGGTGGTGGTGAGTGGAAGGATTTACATATAACCTATGTGGGTATGGAAAACAGTGTGATTCAATTGGGACAAATTTTTGAAATGGTCAGTTTGGAAGGTTTTACCAGTTCAAAGCATTTGATGTTTATTGAGCGTTCTCTGCCAGTGGCATTTGTGCCAGATCGTGCTTTAGGTGTCAGTTATACGCGTTGGTCAGATCATTGGATGTTTGCGACTGGTTATTATGACAGGAACCTTAGAGACAGTGATGTAAACAGTCACGGTGCATCAGCCAGATTGGCATGGTCAACAGAGCAAAACGGTCATTTGTGGCATCTGGGCGGCAGCTTGGCATGGCGAACAACAGACGGTGGGATCTACAGAAGTCGAACAAGGCCCGAGTCTCATGTTACTGACACGCGTTTGGTCAACACAGGTCATATAGATGGCGTAGGTGATTACAGTACCATGGGTCTAGAGCTGGCTTGGCTTAATGGACCATGGTCTATTCAAACAGAATACATGCAACAAAACCCGAACAGGTCACAAGCCAGTGATTTAAGTTTTAACAGCTGGTACGTTATGGGCAGTTTTTTCTTTACTGGGGAATCACGAAACTATGACCAAAACTATGGTATTTTTGGTTCGGTTAAGCCGTTAAGAAAAAGTGGCGCATGGGAATTGGGATTGCGCTATTCAGGTATTGACTTAAATGACCAAGAAATTGTCGGTGGCACCATGGACAATTGGACTTTAGGGTTGAATTGGTACATCAACAGCAATTGGAAAATGGCCTTGAACTACATCGATTCAAAGGCTGAAAAAGGTCAAATCAAAGACCGGCCAAAGTTCACTCAACTCAGATTGCAATACGTTTTTTAA
- a CDS encoding putative bifunctional diguanylate cyclase/phosphodiesterase translates to MRNKIPKGLYKKLAAYSVIIAFSFGLVISVYQIYHDYSQQETRLIAEIDERISLIQGSAEKSVYEFDEALAQLVVDSIAGHPAILKVTLYDDYNDAFKSKDVREISPRPSWWPDFLLLNTKTLSYPLSVNSEVADQPARIAVEVDPFLVVNDLVERSMVIVFSGLIRNVLLAIVLLFLSYRLVTSAILGLSNDLAKIDPLGGGNQLIEVSEKHKNNELGSLADLINNLLIKIRQVVGQSNELNAELNQQLLDKSRIEEALNLAGERTAGQTGKEYIKSMVEFIGESLNLDGVALYRRKTQGDDIYYQPVFSMIHGREVVPQAIALEDLPLDIVSGHHAVSTITFDTGYTDNGFQKLYGMTIPIRNPRQNIVNLLQLVSTSPISDDFYAQHKSLLQILSRRFVTESERERQEKLMLEVAHTDNLTKLSNRNHFQQLLKQAIDDVDASQGKVILLHVDVNNFKWVNESFGYEVGDELLIQMARRLKSLVTDSCKVARVGGDEFVIIMSAKKAGPDKILSQNIHAATQQTFAIRNHLINPKVSIGVVMYPDNGDSSGVLIKNAEYAVNMAKHKEGVKTQYFTDEVAEEIERKVVMSKMLSNAIDYSLLTLKFQPIFSVSKNRIHSVEVLCRWNNPELGDVSPDVFIAVAEESGLIHKLGSWVLSETLHCMKTWQSLAPELGEIKVAINFSAHQLNNPTLVEQYLTEIKQSSVDAEMITFEITESMLIDDLEQASLTLNDIANLGCDISIDDFGTGYSSLQYLKHLPIKNLKIDKGFIKDIPDDDSDMSIVEAIVSLAKAMNMSVIAEGIETKEQVKILADLGCDMMQGFYFSKPLTNDELISQLAQK, encoded by the coding sequence ATGCGAAACAAAATACCAAAGGGGTTATATAAGAAACTGGCAGCATATTCCGTTATCATCGCCTTCAGTTTTGGCTTGGTTATCAGTGTTTACCAGATTTACCATGATTACAGTCAGCAAGAAACCAGGCTGATAGCAGAAATTGATGAACGCATCAGTTTGATTCAAGGCAGTGCAGAAAAATCAGTATATGAATTTGATGAAGCTTTGGCTCAATTGGTTGTGGACAGTATTGCTGGGCATCCAGCCATACTAAAGGTGACGCTTTATGATGACTATAATGATGCTTTTAAATCTAAAGATGTTCGAGAAATCAGTCCGAGACCTAGCTGGTGGCCAGATTTTTTATTATTAAATACAAAAACATTAAGTTATCCTTTGTCTGTTAACTCAGAAGTGGCTGATCAACCTGCAAGAATAGCAGTTGAAGTTGACCCTTTTTTGGTGGTCAATGACTTGGTTGAGCGGTCTATGGTGATTGTCTTTTCGGGTCTGATCAGAAACGTATTGTTAGCGATTGTGTTATTGTTTTTGAGTTATCGCTTGGTGACGAGTGCGATTTTAGGTTTGAGCAATGATCTGGCTAAAATTGACCCTTTAGGTGGTGGGAACCAATTAATTGAAGTATCAGAAAAGCATAAAAACAATGAACTGGGGAGTTTGGCAGACCTGATTAACAACTTACTGATAAAAATCAGGCAGGTGGTAGGTCAAAGTAATGAATTGAATGCAGAACTGAACCAACAACTGTTGGATAAGTCTCGCATTGAAGAGGCGCTCAATTTAGCCGGAGAGCGGACAGCTGGCCAAACTGGTAAAGAATACATTAAAAGTATGGTTGAGTTTATCGGTGAATCTTTAAACTTGGACGGTGTGGCTTTATACAGAAGAAAGACACAAGGTGATGACATCTATTATCAACCTGTTTTCAGTATGATTCATGGTCGTGAAGTTGTGCCACAAGCCATTGCTCTGGAAGATCTGCCGCTAGATATTGTCAGTGGACATCATGCGGTATCAACCATCACATTTGACACAGGGTATACTGATAATGGATTTCAAAAACTCTATGGAATGACCATACCAATAAGAAACCCAAGGCAAAATATAGTTAATCTTTTGCAACTGGTTTCTACCAGCCCAATATCAGATGATTTCTATGCCCAGCACAAGTCTTTACTCCAAATTCTCAGCAGGAGATTTGTGACAGAGAGTGAACGTGAAAGGCAAGAAAAGTTGATGCTAGAGGTGGCTCATACTGACAATTTAACCAAACTATCTAACCGAAATCATTTTCAACAGTTGTTAAAACAAGCCATTGATGATGTTGATGCCTCTCAGGGTAAAGTTATTTTATTGCATGTCGATGTGAATAACTTTAAATGGGTGAATGAATCATTTGGCTATGAGGTTGGAGATGAGTTGTTGATTCAAATGGCACGCAGATTAAAGAGCTTGGTTACTGATTCTTGTAAAGTGGCTCGTGTGGGTGGTGATGAGTTTGTGATTATCATGTCTGCAAAAAAAGCAGGGCCGGATAAAATTTTAAGCCAGAACATCCATGCAGCGACACAACAAACGTTTGCTATCCGAAATCATTTGATCAATCCCAAGGTGAGTATTGGGGTTGTTATGTATCCAGATAATGGTGACAGCAGTGGAGTTTTGATTAAAAATGCCGAGTATGCAGTTAATATGGCAAAGCATAAAGAAGGCGTAAAAACGCAGTATTTTACAGATGAAGTTGCAGAAGAAATTGAGCGAAAAGTGGTGATGTCCAAAATGCTCAGTAATGCCATAGATTATTCATTGTTAACGCTGAAGTTTCAGCCGATATTTAGTGTTTCAAAAAACCGCATTCATTCTGTTGAGGTTTTGTGTAGGTGGAACAATCCTGAGTTAGGTGATGTTTCTCCAGATGTGTTTATTGCCGTTGCGGAAGAAAGTGGTTTGATCCATAAACTGGGTAGTTGGGTTTTGAGTGAAACACTTCATTGTATGAAAACATGGCAATCTTTGGCTCCTGAACTGGGCGAAATAAAAGTGGCCATAAATTTTTCAGCTCACCAGTTGAATAACCCCACATTGGTAGAACAGTATTTGACTGAAATTAAACAATCAAGTGTAGATGCAGAGATGATAACTTTTGAAATTACTGAGTCTATGTTGATAGATGATTTGGAGCAAGCTTCATTAACTTTGAATGACATTGCGAATTTGGGATGTGATATTTCTATTGATGATTTTGGAACAGGCTATTCATCACTGCAATATTTAAAACATTTGCCGATTAAAAATTTAAAAATAGACAAAGGGTTTATTAAAGACATTCCTGATGATGATTCAGATATGAGTATTGTTGAGGCTATTGTGAGTTTGGCCAAAGCCATGAACATGTCTGTGATTGCCGAAGGTATTGAAACCAAAGAGCAGGTCAAGATATTGGCTGATTTGGGCTGCGATATGATGCAAGGTTTTTACTTTTCTAAACCGTTAACCAATGATGAATTGATTTCCCAGTTGGCACAAAAATGA
- a CDS encoding substrate-binding periplasmic protein — translation MKNLRWVYFKKLRYMVVGLLFFAFYSKAESTQKTLKICLDGANWRPFIYQEDNQIKGLHIETIEGALTDLGLSYEFKVTPWKRCLKGAEKGVFDAIATASYNKDRAAYLLYPDDASNQLSGFRVGQVQYNIIVHASSDFEYQGELEYVPQPTRVSRDYSIGKDLKSMGFNIDDSSINDLQNLKRLVREKNGAVVALPTLVDWANKQDEFAGQIRLIEKPLKSKSYFLVFSKLGQIDLKQADFIWRKIKRVREDSQFKEYLPESKNED, via the coding sequence ATGAAAAATTTGAGGTGGGTGTATTTCAAGAAGCTCCGGTATATGGTTGTTGGTCTGTTGTTTTTTGCGTTTTATTCAAAAGCCGAGTCAACACAAAAAACTTTAAAAATATGTCTAGATGGTGCCAATTGGCGCCCATTCATTTACCAAGAAGACAATCAAATTAAAGGGCTGCATATTGAAACTATCGAAGGTGCTTTAACTGATTTAGGTTTGTCTTACGAATTTAAAGTGACGCCATGGAAACGGTGTTTAAAGGGGGCTGAAAAAGGTGTTTTTGATGCCATTGCAACCGCTTCATATAATAAAGACAGGGCTGCATATTTACTTTACCCTGATGATGCTTCCAATCAATTGTCAGGGTTTCGGGTGGGGCAGGTGCAATATAATATCATTGTTCATGCCAGCAGTGATTTTGAATATCAAGGTGAATTAGAGTATGTGCCCCAACCTACGCGCGTTTCTCGTGACTACTCAATTGGCAAAGACCTTAAATCCATGGGATTTAACATAGATGATTCCTCAATCAATGACCTACAAAATTTAAAAAGGTTGGTGCGTGAAAAAAATGGCGCGGTGGTGGCTTTACCCACTTTAGTGGACTGGGCTAACAAGCAAGATGAATTCGCAGGGCAAATCAGATTGATTGAAAAACCATTGAAATCTAAATCTTACTTTTTGGTTTTTTCTAAGTTGGGACAAATTGATTTAAAACAGGCCGATTTTATTTGGAGAAAAATCAAGCGTGTTCGAGAGGACAGTCAGTTCAAAGAATATTTACCTGAAAGCAAAAATGAAGATTGA
- a CDS encoding acetoacetate--CoA ligase produces MTNKPLWSPSESALATSQMTQFQQLLEKKHKNAFKGYPELLNFSVNNRADFWRSVIDFCGVIYHQEATQDLLDEGHMIDAQWFAGMTLNFAENLLRHTGDDEALVFEREDGDFKSYSFYELRQEVALLQQHLISLGVKKGDAVAAFMPNIPETVIAMLATTSLGAIWSSTSPDFGINGVVDRFGQIEPKVLFCANGYQYNGKNFDCLEKVSHIAEKIDSIKQVIVVDYIEQDNIMPDKAVKYSVSLAHHDKNTELQFTAVSFDHPLYVLYSSGTTGKPKCIVHRTGGILLQHLKELMLHGNVAEGSRLFYFTTCGWMMWNWMASTLATGATLVLYEGSPFYPDGNRLFDLTDQHKITHLGTSAKWISAVEKAGIVPRISHKLDSLNTIFSTGSPLLPENFDFVYRDVKADVCLSSISGGTDICSCFALGNSNLPVYRGQLQCVGLGMSVNILNDQAQSVVGEPGELSCDKAFPSMPVYFWNDAGHEKYKSAYFDKYDNIWCHSDRAEITEEGGMVIYGRSDTTLNPGGVRIGTAEIYRQVEIYPEVLESIVVGQDWDGDTRVILFVVMQSGHELTDDLVQKIKTTIRKNTTPRHVPAKILAVAEIPKTISGKIVEIAVRDVIHGKTIANTDALANPEALELYKDLPALQT; encoded by the coding sequence ATGACAAATAAACCATTATGGTCACCAAGCGAAAGTGCATTAGCCACCAGTCAAATGACGCAGTTTCAACAATTGCTCGAAAAGAAACACAAAAACGCTTTCAAAGGATACCCCGAGTTATTGAATTTTTCAGTCAACAACCGCGCTGACTTTTGGCGAAGTGTGATTGATTTTTGTGGCGTGATTTACCACCAAGAAGCCACTCAAGATTTGCTCGATGAAGGACACATGATTGACGCCCAATGGTTTGCAGGCATGACATTGAACTTTGCTGAAAACCTGTTACGTCATACAGGTGACGATGAAGCATTGGTTTTTGAGCGTGAAGACGGTGACTTTAAGTCATACAGCTTCTACGAATTAAGGCAAGAAGTGGCTTTATTACAACAACATTTAATCAGTTTAGGTGTGAAAAAAGGCGATGCCGTCGCTGCTTTTATGCCCAATATCCCAGAAACTGTTATTGCCATGCTGGCCACCACTTCTTTGGGTGCCATTTGGTCATCAACTTCGCCTGATTTTGGCATCAATGGCGTGGTTGACCGCTTTGGACAAATTGAACCCAAGGTTTTGTTTTGTGCCAACGGTTACCAATACAACGGAAAAAACTTCGACTGCCTAGAAAAGGTCAGTCACATAGCAGAGAAAATCGACAGCATCAAACAAGTCATTGTCGTTGACTACATTGAGCAAGACAACATCATGCCCGATAAGGCGGTCAAGTATTCAGTTTCTTTGGCACACCATGATAAAAATACCGAATTGCAATTCACTGCTGTATCTTTTGACCACCCGTTGTATGTGCTGTATTCATCTGGAACCACCGGCAAGCCCAAATGTATTGTGCATCGCACGGGAGGCATTTTACTTCAGCACCTAAAAGAGCTGATGCTACATGGCAATGTGGCCGAGGGTTCCCGGTTGTTTTACTTTACGACTTGCGGCTGGATGATGTGGAATTGGATGGCTTCCACTTTAGCGACAGGCGCGACTTTAGTGCTTTATGAGGGCTCTCCCTTTTACCCTGACGGTAACCGATTGTTTGATTTAACCGATCAACACAAAATCACCCACCTCGGCACTTCGGCCAAGTGGATTTCAGCAGTAGAAAAAGCAGGAATCGTGCCACGAATCAGCCACAAATTAGACAGCCTAAACACGATATTTTCAACAGGATCTCCACTGCTGCCGGAAAATTTCGACTTTGTTTACCGTGATGTCAAAGCAGATGTTTGCTTGTCCAGCATTTCGGGTGGTACCGACATTTGTTCATGTTTCGCTCTCGGCAACAGCAACTTACCTGTGTATCGCGGACAGTTACAGTGTGTGGGTTTGGGCATGTCAGTTAATATTTTAAATGATCAAGCCCAAAGCGTGGTTGGTGAGCCCGGAGAACTGTCCTGTGACAAAGCCTTTCCATCGATGCCAGTTTATTTTTGGAATGACGCAGGTCATGAAAAATACAAGTCAGCTTATTTTGACAAATATGACAACATCTGGTGTCACTCTGACCGCGCAGAAATCACTGAAGAAGGTGGTATGGTTATTTATGGCCGTTCTGACACCACCTTAAACCCCGGTGGTGTTCGTATTGGCACTGCTGAAATATATCGCCAAGTTGAGATTTACCCTGAGGTGTTGGAAAGCATTGTTGTCGGTCAAGACTGGGATGGCGACACCCGAGTGATTTTATTTGTGGTGATGCAATCTGGCCATGAATTGACTGATGACTTGGTGCAAAAAATCAAAACCACCATTCGCAAAAACACCACCCCTAGGCATGTGCCTGCTAAAATTCTGGCCGTTGCCGAGATTCCGAAAACCATCAGCGGTAAAATTGTCGAAATTGCCGTGCGAGATGTCATCCATGGTAAAACCATAGCCAACACCGATGCTTTGGCTAATCCTGAAGCATTAGAATTGTATAAAGACTTACCTGCCTTGCAAACATAA
- a CDS encoding helix-turn-helix transcriptional regulator, which produces MAKLEKIYLLDDILQNRRTPASAAYLMERLECSSATLYRLIGELRDQFNAPIISKKGFFYDPSAQFSLPGVRLNMEETNGLLMAAQILEDLQSDALNQSLSRIIGNIEKVLEDKGLNNRKLVKIIPALSRKPNSDTFQMVLNALSQGKKLNISYQGRQQTKATKRLVSPQRFTSYKNAWYLDAYCHLRHDIRLFALENVQSCEIDIEPSKTLSEDTLRNHYAHSYGIFAGEAKHTATIEFNTALAPWVESIHWHSAQTVQRLDDTHILMTLPYNKSDELIADILHFGPAAKVISPEPLKQQVKDTLTAACQQYKTT; this is translated from the coding sequence ATGGCCAAATTAGAAAAAATCTATTTGCTTGATGACATTTTGCAAAACCGCAGAACGCCAGCCAGTGCGGCGTATTTAATGGAAAGATTGGAATGCTCCTCGGCCACTTTATACCGATTGATTGGAGAATTAAGGGATCAGTTCAATGCCCCTATCATAAGTAAAAAAGGTTTTTTCTATGACCCCAGCGCACAATTCAGCCTGCCAGGTGTCAGACTGAATATGGAGGAAACCAATGGTTTGTTGATGGCGGCACAAATCCTTGAAGACTTACAATCCGATGCACTGAACCAATCGCTCAGCCGCATCATTGGTAATATAGAAAAAGTACTGGAAGACAAAGGTTTGAACAACAGAAAACTGGTGAAAATCATCCCTGCTTTATCCAGAAAACCAAACTCAGATACTTTTCAAATGGTATTGAATGCTTTGAGCCAAGGTAAAAAGCTTAACATCTCATACCAAGGTCGCCAACAAACCAAAGCCACCAAACGATTGGTTTCACCACAGCGGTTCACCAGCTACAAAAACGCTTGGTATCTCGACGCGTATTGCCATTTAAGGCATGACATTCGCCTCTTTGCTTTAGAAAATGTCCAAAGCTGTGAAATAGACATAGAACCCAGTAAAACACTGTCTGAAGACACCTTGCGAAACCACTATGCCCATTCATACGGCATTTTTGCAGGAGAAGCCAAACACACCGCAACAATTGAATTCAATACAGCATTGGCTCCTTGGGTTGAAAGCATCCATTGGCATTCTGCTCAAACCGTTCAACGCCTTGATGACACCCACATCCTCATGACACTCCCTTATAATAAAAGTGACGAACTCATAGCAGATATCTTACACTTTGGCCCTGCTGCTAAAGTCATTTCACCTGAGCCACTCAAACAACAAGTCAAGGACACTTTGACTGCTGCCTGCCAGCAATACAAGACCACATGA